The genome window TCATGCGGAGTGATTTTGAAGCTGAAAGATACTACTTCAAAAAGGGAATTTAGAACCAAAACCCCAAACGCACGTAGGTGTCTATTCTAGAGTGGTTGGACGATTTGGAAAGCGTGATTTCTAATGGGCCGAGTGGACTCTTGTAGCCGTAGGAAATGCCATAACCGTCCAAGATTACACTACTGTTGAAGAGCTCGTCCACGGTCGCTTCCAATGTTCCCACGTTGGCAATGGCCGTAAAGAAGTGATTCGGGAATGCTTCATACCAAACATCTGCACGGAAGGTGAGGGCATTTCTACCGAATAGTTCCATGTATCGGTAACCCACAAATGGAAAAATGTGTTGGGTGTAATTTTCCCCCATACTTCCCAAAAAGATGGAATAGGGATAGGGAGCATTAGGTCCAATGGTGGTGGCTCCCAAAATTCGAGTTCTAGCCCCAACACGGTCACTGAAGCAGAAAGCTTGATCGTATTGTATGTGAAGAATGGAGATGGGTTCGGCGTATGTTTTGAAATCGATCTGTTCCGAAATCAATTTGAATTCTCCATTGAGTTGAAATCCAGAGGTAGGCTTATACGTGCGGTCGAAGGAATCGAAATCGATAAACCCAAAGTAGTTGAGATATGTCGTATTTGACTCTTGAATTTCCGAACGCAAAATGGGTTCACTGATATCAATATTCTCAAAGCGAACACCGCCGCCGATCGTGTAGAGATCCCAAAGTGTAGAGTGGAGGAAGATTTCGGTTCCAAAATCGGTGTAGGTGTATTCAGAAATGGGACTTCCGTTTTCGTACACGTTGGCATTGAATTGATGGAAGTCGGATTTGAATCCAAAGGCTGGAATAAACCCGCGCTCAAAGATGTAGCTCAATTCGCCTCTCGGATTTTCACTCAAGACAAAATCAAGTGAAAATTTGGAGTTCTTCACTAAGGCATTTCTCACGGTTACATTGAGAAGTACCCCCATTTTATAGTCATCGTCGTAGTGAATGCCCAAACGCGCTTGGGTATTGTCTTCAGATTCGACCACAAAAATGTGCATCTCTTTCTCCCCGTTTCGTGTTTTATGGATTCGGTAATCTACTTGCTTATAAAACCGACTGCCATATAAGCGCTCGATTCCGGCAATGATATCCTCAGAATCAGTGGTGTCTTTTGGGGCTATTCCTAAGGTAGAACGCACAAAACGATCAGAAGTGAGCGTGGCTCCGTGAACGATAATCGTATCGACGTATAATTGTCGAGAGGGATAGGGAGCTGTTCTTTCAGGAAGGGGTTCAGAGGCGGCCCACTGCGAGAGCTCTTCGCTGTGCTCTAAGGTGGCCTCGGCCCCTCTGCGAATGATTTCATCGCGAAACTCGTAGCTCACAATGCTAAACTCATCCAATTCGGGATGGATGACCACCGTTGCGTCCTTCAGTTGCTCGCGGTAGTTCTCCATATTGGGATAACTGCCCACCTGTTCCAAAATGCTCACCATATTCGTGAGTTGGTCGCGAGTGTACAATCCAGATTGCGCATCAGATGCAATGATTATATCCATTCCCTTTTCGCGAAGTAAACTGATGGGAAGATTGTTTTTGATACCGCCGTCTACGTGTAATTCGCCTTCTAATTCAAAAGGAGAAAAGATGGAAGGAAATGCGGAGCTAGCTCGAAGTACATGGGCTAGATCGCCCGAATCAAACACCACTTCTTCACCTGTTTCTAGATTGGTGGTGATGCAGCTGAAAGGGATATTGAATTTGGCAAAGTTGGTGCTGTCGTGTACTTCTTGAAGCAAATATGACAGGGTGGTAAGTACGTATTGCCCAGAGTTTACAGCGTCTGGAATTTTAATTCCCGAGGAATCGATCGCCAGGGTTAGCGTATATCGATCGTCAGAGCTTCTGTCTAAGTAAGACAATCGGTAACGAGGAATGTTGTTGTTGAGGAGGGCATCCCAATCTACCTCGTTCAGTAGACCTTCGATGTCGTCTGCAGAAAACCCCATGCAGTACATGGCTCCAATAATGGCGCCCATGGAGGTTCCAGTCACATAATCCGGACGAATGTTTTGGTTTTCCAATTCCCGAATTACGCCGATGTGCATCATGGACTTGGCTCCTCCACCGCTCAAGGCGAGTCCGACTTTTGGACGCTCTTGCGCATGGGAAAGCGTGCTGAAAAGTAATGTGAATAAGAGTAGTTTGGCTTTATTCATCTGCATGAAAATACGACCAAATCTTTTGAGCCTTGCTACTTCCAACGAGGTTTTCTAGCTCACCTTTGGCTGCTTTGCTAACGCCCGTTGCGCTCTTGTATTTTTTCAATAGGATTTTTACCGTAGAGGGGCCTATGCCTGGTATTTCTTCTAGTTTGCTTTTAACGGCAGACTTGCTCCTTTTTTGTCGGTGGAAAGTGATGCCAAAACGGTGTGCTTCATTTCTCGCCTGTTGAATAATTTTCAGTGTTTCTGAACGCTTGTCAAGGTACATGGGAACAGGATCGCCCGGGAAGTAAATCTCTTCCAAGCGCTTGGCGATGCCAATAATGGCAATCTTTCCACGCAATCCGAGTAATTCAAGACTTTTTAATGCAGCGCCCAATTGCCCTTTGCCTCCATCAATCACGATGAGTTGAGGTAGGTCTCCACCTTCTTGTTGAATCCGACTATAACGACGGTAAATGACTTCTTCCATGGAGGCGAAATCATCCGGACCTTCTACCGTTTTAATGTTGAACTTTCTATAGTCGTTTTTGGATGGTTTTCCATCTTTAAAAACCACACAAGCTGCAACAGGGTGTGTGCCTTGGATATTTGAGTTGTCAAAACACTCCAAATGCCGAGGTTCCACATTCATGCGCAAATCTGTTTTCATTTGCTGCATGATTCGATTGGTGTGACGATCGGGGTCTACAATCTGAATGTTTTTCATTCGCTCAGATCGATGGTAACGGGCATTCCGTTGACTCATGTCCACCAGCTGTTTTTTATCTCCGCGCTGTGGAACGGTGATTTTTACATTGGGGATATCTATTTCTACTTCGTGAGAGAGGTATAGCGTTCTACTCTGACTATTGAAGAGGTTCCGCATTTCTGGGATACTCAATGCCAATAATTCTTCGTCTGATTCGTCGAGTTTCTTTTTCAACTCTACCGTGTGGGCCTGTACAATGGCTCCTTCAATGATTTTCAAATAGTTCACATAGCCGTATTCGGCGTCGGAAATGATGGAAAATACATCTACGTTAGTGATGGAAGGAGTGACCACCATGCTCTTAGCTTGGTATTTTTGGAGGAGGTCGATTTTTTCCTTAACCGCTTGAGCACTTTCAAATTCCATGTGTTCTGCATGGGTCTGCATCTGCGTTTTGAGCAGTTTGAGCACGGCAGAAATGTTTCCTCGAATGATCTCCCTCGCCGATTCTACATCGTTCATGTAGTCTTCTTCGCTTTGAAGATCTTCACAAGGGCCAAGGCAATTCTTGATGTGATATTCTAAGCAGACTTTGTATTTCCCATTGTCGATGTTCTCTTCACTCAAGTTGAGATTACAGGTGCGAAGGTGATAGAGTTGTCGAATCAGATCTAGTACCGTGCGCATGACGCGAACACTGGCATACGGTCCAAAGTATTCACTCCCGTCTTTAACGGGGTTGCGTGTAGAGAAAATGCGTGGGAATCGCTCCTTCTTAATGCAAATCCAAGGGTACGTTTTGTCGTCCTTTAAATTCACATTGTATTTCGGTTGGTGTTCCTTTATGAGGTTGTTCTCTAATAAGAGCGCATCAAATTCTGAATCAGTAATGATGGTTCGGATGTCGCGAACCTTTTTGACGAGTAAGTAGGTTCGCGCATTGTCGTGCTGTTTGGTGAAATAACTACTAACTCTTTTCTTCAGATTCTTGGCCTTGCCGATATACAGGATCTTTCCATCCTTGTCTAAATGTTGGTACACACCAGGTTTTTCTGGAAGTGTTTTTAAAAGATTTTGGAGGTGTTCAGATTCAGCGGCCATGGGATAAAGGTACAAATGAACCAGAAGTTCAGTGCATCGTGAGGAACGCTTTGCACCCGAATTTTGTTTGATACTACCCTTGGCAAATCCCCGTTTCAAGCAAAAAAAAAGAGAAAGCTATCTAAATAGCCTTCTCTAACCCATGAGTCGAATCCGTGCGAATTCGTTGCTTAACCGTCTGCAAGTTAAGTAAAAAAGTTATTAGTGTATATAGTACACTAACTATTTTTTTGATACGTTTGTCTGGCGCGACCATTCAAGCGGTCAAGCGCGCGTTCCTGTGCAAGCGATATAGGGAGCTGACACTAACAGAGCGAGTTGAATTCTGTCCTTGATTTTCTGAGCCTTTTCAAGACTGAGCCTTTCTTCACCGCAACCTGTATGTAGAGGCTCCTTTTTTTGTGCCCAGAACCCGTACTATTGATTACTCAACCTCCAACGCGATCAAGGAAAAGTTGTCTCGACTCTTCTCTTCGCATTTGACGCGTATTTCTTTAAAAGCACTCTTGAGTTCGCATTTCGAAAGCTGTTCGATGAGTTCAGATTCAGGACAGCCTTCCAATATTCCATCAGAAAGGAGTAGTAAAATGTCGCCAGATTCAATTTCCGTTAGTTCGGTGATGTCCGGTGTGGCAAAGCGGTTGCCATCGCTGATGGCTTGAAGAATTATGTTTTTTCTATTGCTCTTTCGAGCTTCTTCCTCGGTGAGGTGACCCTGATCCACCATTAATTGAACTAAACTGTGGTCTCTGGTTCTGTAGAGGACTTCACCTTTTCGAATGTGGTAAAGTCGACTGTCGCCTACCCAGTACACAAAGGCGCTGCTCTCTGAATTTGGATGGAACCCAACGACTGTAGAGGCCATTCCCTTGCATTCGGGATAAAGCTCCGAGTGAGCATTTAAACTCTGTTCGGCCGAACGAATCGCATCGCAAATGGTTTGAGGATTAACTTCACTGGCGTAGGAGAGATGCGTTCCTATGGAACGAGAAACGATATCCGAAGCGACTTCACCGCGATTGCTCCCGCCAACACCATCACAAACCAAGAATGTGCGAGCGCCCTCCGCATCTACATGCTGCGGATAAACGTTGTCTTCGTTCAATTTCCTTTTGCCAGGGTGACTCAGGATGTAATGACGAGTGTTTAGACTATTATCGTTCAATTGAAGATTCGCTCTCACATTATTACACGCGCGGTTGCTTCCTTAAGTCCGCACATTATTCAAATCTCGACCACCATTTGCGCGCTTTTTCCGAGTCCCATGGGTATTTACCCGATAGTTCTTTGAGTGAAGCATGCAATTCTCTGGCGGTTTGCGGTCTCTTTTCAGGGTCTTTTTCCAAACATCGATGAATCAAATCACTGACCTCTTGCGGCACTTGAGTATTGATTTCATGCAACGGATCGGGTTCCGTGTTAATCACTTGGAACATGATGTCAATCTCAGTGGAGAAACGGAAGAGGGACTGGCCTGCTAGCATATAATAGGCTACCGCTCCTAAGGCGTAAATGTCACTTCGGAGGTCGGAGTTCTTTGGTGTTTTTATTCGTTCAGGCGCCATATATAGCGGGGTGCCCGTCACTTGAGTGGTGCGTGTTTGAGCAGCTTCTTCGTCAGAAAGGTCCTTTACCAAACCGAAGTCGAGCACTTTCACGACATCATCTTCTCCTCCCCGTTGCACCAACATGATGTTTTGTGGTTTGATGTCACGGTGTATCAAACCAATGCTATGAGCTTCACGAATGGAAGCGGATGCTTGGCGAAGAATGTGAAGCGCACGCTCAAATGGCAACTCGCCTTGCATCTGAACGATTTGAGCCAAGGTGAAACCATTTAATAGCTCCATGGCATAGTAGAAGATTCCGTCTGGAGTTCTACCAAAATCATAAATCTCGATAGTATTCGGATGGGTGAGACGCGAAGCCAATTGAACTTCTCGCTCAAATCGCTCTACCACTTCGGCTGATATGATATTTGGCTTCAGGATCTTAATGGCGGTCGGTCGTTTGAGCATGGCGTGATGGGCGAGGTATACTTCGCCAATTCCCCCTTCGCCAATCTTCCGCACCATTGTGTATTGACCCAATTGGGCAGCTTCGCCTACTTTTCTGTTCAAGCGAACGTAGCGTAAGGATGAGTACAAGCTGTAGGTGAGTACAACCGCAAGAATTAAAATCAATATTCCGAAAGTCGCGTCGAGGTAAATGAGTGGTTCAAATGCCTCTTCGTAATCTACTTCGGTTACCAGTCCAAAACCAAATTCAGGAAACCAATGATAGGCACCAATGACTTTCACTCCTCGATAGTCGCGATACGGGTCGATTAAAACGTCTGTAATCGCAATGGAAGAATCACTTTTGGATGCAATAGAAAGGGCAACAGGTTCCGTGAAATTACGTGAAATCAAAGGCTGTGTAGGCTTGTAGCCTTCGGTGAGGTCACCTCCTGGATCGCGAAGAGAAACCACCAATGAACTGCCGGCTTCTTCTTTGTTCGGAACTAAACCAATCGATTTGAGTTGATCTACAAATCGGCTTTCGGTGAGCATCATTCCCTCCGCATTGAAGGCATAAGTCTCACCTGTTTTTCCCATTCGGGCCACATTCACAATTTCGCTAAAACCTTCGTCGGCATATCTACCCACACCGAAGTAGCCAATGAGCTCTCCGATTTTATTGTAAATGGGATTGCCCGCCCAAACGATGGGTTTGGAATAGATGGAACGAACATCATAGTCGTCGTAAACCAATTTATTGGGATCAAATGGGGCTTTAAATGTGCCTTCTCTAGCGTTCGCTTCAAAAAGTTGTCGGAAGCCTGCGGGATTGAGGCGATTGCCAATCACACTGCGATCGGACGCAGCGAATTCATATCCGGCTTCGTCAAAGAGATTGTAACCGGCGCTGTTGGTGTTCTTTAAATAAGGACGAAGAATACCCGTTAGCGTATCTTGCCATGGCGAGAATTGAAGCCGCTCTATTTCTTCAGGGCTATTTCTATAGCGAAGGATGTAGTGGATTTCATCAGAAACTTCAGGTGTGTTGCACCAAAATCGAACAGAATTGCGAAAATCTCGGATCCAGTATTGCATGGCCACCACATCGGCATCCAAGACGGCTTGAAGTTGTTCGCGACGGATTTCCTCTAGACTGTTTTTAACCTGTCGGTGAGACCAGTATCCCAATACAATGAGAAGCACGAAAGTGACGATGAGGGTAATGCCAAAACGTTGGCGAGTACCAAAAAGACGCTCCATCCAAATCACCGAACGCTTGGTGAATGTGGTGTCGCTCAACTTCGGTGAGAGATGTTGTCGAGGTTTTTTTCGCGATGCAGTGTCCGTTGCATTTCCCGAATTCTCGACCATAATGGTCTCTTCACTATGGTTGGCTAAGAGCGTACGCAACTCTTCTAGAATCTCGGTGTCACCTTTGGAAGCCTGACGAATGTAGGCTTCTCGTTCCCGAGGTTTTAGATCGATGGCCTCAATGAATATGGCCTTTACTTTCTGATGCTTTTCAGCGTCCATTTATTTTCCCTCCAAATGTATATTGGAACGCAGCCAAGCTTTAATCATGGTCCATTCCGCCTCGATTTTCCGTTTTGACACGCCCATGGCATCGGCCACTTCTTGAACGGTCATGCCGGTAAAGAACCGCATTTCCACAATTTTAGCTTGAAAGGGATCTCTGGCTTCTAAGAGGGTAAGTGCTTCGTCAATGGCCAATACATGTTCATCAACTTCTGGATCTAGAAGTTTGTAATCGACGTCATCTACATTCACTTTGTGAACATCACCACCTCGTTTCTTTCGCTTCTTGGTTCGGGCATGGTCTACCAAAATACGGCGCATCGCTTGGGCGCTCACCGCTAAAAAGTGGGTTCTTCCTTGCCAATCTACATCATCCTGACCTATCAATTTCACGTAAGCTTCATGCACTAAACTGGTGGGTTGTAGTGTATGGCCTCTGTTTTCATAACGCATGTAATTGCCCGCCATTCCTCGCAATTCTTCATACAAAAGCGGGAAGAGTAGGTCGGCCGCTTTGTCATCTCCATTTTTCAGTTGATGCAAGGCTTGTGTAATATCGCTTCTAAATGACTTCATAGAGTAGGTGGTTCTTCGAAGGGAATAGGTTCTCCGAAAGATACAAATTGCTTTGTGCTCAAAACGGAAGATGGCTCAAATCCGTATTCCCGCCACATAGGATTATTCCAACGCGCTTATGCTGAAAGAGCTCTGGATAGGCTCTGACCACTGCAAGTGGAACGCCTGCAGAAGGTTCAATTACTTGCTTCATGCGCTCCCATGTCCAGCGCGTGGCTTCAATAATTTGAGGATCACTTACGGTTAAGATGTCGCGCACATGTTTTTTAATCACCGGGAAATTGACGGAGCCTAGGCCTGTTCGAAGTCCATCGGCCACTGTAGTAGAAGCGCGAGCAGGAATGATTTCCCCTGCTTGTAGGCTCCGTTTGGCGTCGTCTGCCAACTCCGGCTCTCCGGCATAAATATCTATCGAGGGGTTCATGGCCACGGCTGCAAGACAAGTGCCCGCAAGAAGTCCGCCTCCACCAACGGCAACGAGGAGAATATCCAGATCGTGCACATCTTCCATCAGCTCTAAAGCGGCGGTACCTTGACCCCAAATTACATCTTCATCGTTGCTGGGATGGATAAAATAGGCCCCTGTTCTGTCTTGAAAGTCGGCGGCAGTCGCTTCTCGGTCGGCCTGTGTCGCTTCGCAGTAAATGAGCTTAGCGCCATATCCTTCCATCGCTTCAACTTTTGATTTGGGAGCGTTCTTTGGCACAATGACAGAGCACGGAATACCTAGTGTTCGTGCTGCTAAAGCAACCGCTTGACCATGATTTCCCGAGCTGTGGGTGCAAACCCCTTTCTCCACGGCATCTGCTGGAAGTTGAAGAATGGCGTGCGTTGCGCCGCGCATCTTGAATGCTCCCATACGCTGAAGATGTTCAGCTTTAAAGAAGAACTCAGCGTTGAATTCAGCATTGAGCGTGCTGGAAGTCAGTACCGGTGTGCGGTGAATGTGTGGAGAAATCTTCTCCAACACAGAACGGTGGTAGTTTAAATCGGGATGCATGAAAACAAAAATAGCCCCCGCAATGAGAACGGGGGCTATTGAGGGTCGAAAAGAAGAGTCAATAAAGACTCTACCAACCAAAAACCTAACCTATGAAAAACTACCCTCACCTACTTAAGCGATAGGAGGGTAGTTAATCCGCACGGGTTAGTACATCTCGGGCGATAAAATTCTGTTAAGGTGGTAAGAGCCCTGAGAAAGTGCACGCAATCCAGGGCTCTTTGATTTGAGTTCTCTAGGTTAGCACGGTTGAATTTTCTCAGAATCGCAACCACGAAACGGACTTGAACTCAGGTACAGGTTAGTGGACCACCATAACTCGACTTTGGAACAAGGCGTTCTTAGAGAACACTTTGATGATATAAGTGGCTTCGTCGAGGTTGCGCATGCGGAAGTGACGAAGTTCTGCGTATGTTCCGCTTTTGCGTTCCACCACTCTTCCGTTCATGTCGTAGATAAAGAGTGCGATGTTTTCGTCGTCCGCCAATGGAACATCGATTGTGAAATTGCTTCCAATACTTGGATTTGGGTAGATCATCAAGTCTTGAACAGAATTCTCTGTAATGCCTACAGGCTTCTGGCGATCGGGGTCGTTGTTGTTCGGATCATCGGGTTCGCTTCTCTGTTCAGCTACACCAATGGGGCGAGCTTCTTGAGCTTGAACGGTAGGTTGATACATGAAGGTGGCCATTCCGAATACGAGGAGTGCTTTTAGCGTTTTCATGGTTTTGTGTTTTAGGTAATGTGTTTCAGTGTTTTGTTGTGCCAGAACTATTGAAAAGCACGTGCCAATCGAAATAATGGCCTTTTTTGGCCCTTTATTAACAAAAAGTGTCCGATAGCGAACAGTTGTTCGTTCGAAGTCGGACAGGTGTAGAGCGCACATTTACATTACATTTGGTGCACAAAAACCTCATTCGTGGCGAGTACGCTAAAAAGACTTACTGGAGATACTGCTCTTTATGGACTGAGTTCCATTCTGGGAAGGGTGCTGAATTTTGTACTCGTGCCCATCCATACGAAGTATATGACAGAGTCGGAGTATGGGGTGAATTCCGATTTGTACTCCATCCTCGCTTTTCTGATGGTCTTGTTGACCTATGGTTTTGAAACGGGCTTTTTTCGGTTTTCAGAGAAGTACAAGGATAGAAAGATGCTCGTTTATGCCACGGCAACTCGAAGCATCATCACCACGACGCTTATTTTTCTCGGTATAATTTACCTACTTCAGGTTCCTATTCTCGATGCACTGCGCTATCAGGATCATCCAGAATACCTGTGGATGTTGCTGTTTATTATTTCTGCGGATGTAATGGCGGCGGTTCCTATGGCCAAGCTCCGCAGCGAACGGCGAGCCAAGCGATTTGTGAGGAATCGGATGGTGGTAATTGTGGTGAATGTTCTACTGAATGTCTTCTTTTTCATGGCTTTGCCTGAGATGAGTACTTGGGATGGAATGTTGGGTGACTTCGGCAGATGGATGTATGATCCAGAGGTTAAAGTAGGCTACGTTCTACTCGCCAACTTGATTGCCAATGCCTTTATGCTGTTGGATTTGATTCCTGAGTTTTGGAAAATTCGAATAG of Phaeocystidibacter marisrubri contains these proteins:
- a CDS encoding patatin-like phospholipase family protein; translation: MNKAKLLLFTLLFSTLSHAQERPKVGLALSGGGAKSMMHIGVIRELENQNIRPDYVTGTSMGAIIGAMYCMGFSADDIEGLLNEVDWDALLNNNIPRYRLSYLDRSSDDRYTLTLAIDSSGIKIPDAVNSGQYVLTTLSYLLQEVHDSTNFAKFNIPFSCITTNLETGEEVVFDSGDLAHVLRASSAFPSIFSPFELEGELHVDGGIKNNLPISLLREKGMDIIIASDAQSGLYTRDQLTNMVSILEQVGSYPNMENYREQLKDATVVIHPELDEFSIVSYEFRDEIIRRGAEATLEHSEELSQWAASEPLPERTAPYPSRQLYVDTIIVHGATLTSDRFVRSTLGIAPKDTTDSEDIIAGIERLYGSRFYKQVDYRIHKTRNGEKEMHIFVVESEDNTQARLGIHYDDDYKMGVLLNVTVRNALVKNSKFSLDFVLSENPRGELSYIFERGFIPAFGFKSDFHQFNANVYENGSPISEYTYTDFGTEIFLHSTLWDLYTIGGGVRFENIDISEPILRSEIQESNTTYLNYFGFIDFDSFDRTYKPTSGFQLNGEFKLISEQIDFKTYAEPISILHIQYDQAFCFSDRVGARTRILGATTIGPNAPYPYSIFLGSMGENYTQHIFPFVGYRYMELFGRNALTFRADVWYEAFPNHFFTAIANVGTLEATVDELFNSSVILDGYGISYGYKSPLGPLEITLSKSSNHSRIDTYVRLGFWF
- the uvrC gene encoding excinuclease ABC subunit UvrC, with product MAAESEHLQNLLKTLPEKPGVYQHLDKDGKILYIGKAKNLKKRVSSYFTKQHDNARTYLLVKKVRDIRTIITDSEFDALLLENNLIKEHQPKYNVNLKDDKTYPWICIKKERFPRIFSTRNPVKDGSEYFGPYASVRVMRTVLDLIRQLYHLRTCNLNLSEENIDNGKYKVCLEYHIKNCLGPCEDLQSEEDYMNDVESAREIIRGNISAVLKLLKTQMQTHAEHMEFESAQAVKEKIDLLQKYQAKSMVVTPSITNVDVFSIISDAEYGYVNYLKIIEGAIVQAHTVELKKKLDESDEELLALSIPEMRNLFNSQSRTLYLSHEVEIDIPNVKITVPQRGDKKQLVDMSQRNARYHRSERMKNIQIVDPDRHTNRIMQQMKTDLRMNVEPRHLECFDNSNIQGTHPVAACVVFKDGKPSKNDYRKFNIKTVEGPDDFASMEEVIYRRYSRIQQEGGDLPQLIVIDGGKGQLGAALKSLELLGLRGKIAIIGIAKRLEEIYFPGDPVPMYLDKRSETLKIIQQARNEAHRFGITFHRQKRSKSAVKSKLEEIPGIGPSTVKILLKKYKSATGVSKAAKGELENLVGSSKAQKIWSYFHADE
- a CDS encoding PP2C family protein-serine/threonine phosphatase, encoding MRANLQLNDNSLNTRHYILSHPGKRKLNEDNVYPQHVDAEGARTFLVCDGVGGSNRGEVASDIVSRSIGTHLSYASEVNPQTICDAIRSAEQSLNAHSELYPECKGMASTVVGFHPNSESSAFVYWVGDSRLYHIRKGEVLYRTRDHSLVQLMVDQGHLTEEEARKSNRKNIILQAISDGNRFATPDITELTEIESGDILLLLSDGILEGCPESELIEQLSKCELKSAFKEIRVKCEEKSRDNFSLIALEVE
- a CDS encoding serine/threonine protein kinase, with the protein product MDAEKHQKVKAIFIEAIDLKPREREAYIRQASKGDTEILEELRTLLANHSEETIMVENSGNATDTASRKKPRQHLSPKLSDTTFTKRSVIWMERLFGTRQRFGITLIVTFVLLIVLGYWSHRQVKNSLEEIRREQLQAVLDADVVAMQYWIRDFRNSVRFWCNTPEVSDEIHYILRYRNSPEEIERLQFSPWQDTLTGILRPYLKNTNSAGYNLFDEAGYEFAASDRSVIGNRLNPAGFRQLFEANAREGTFKAPFDPNKLVYDDYDVRSIYSKPIVWAGNPIYNKIGELIGYFGVGRYADEGFSEIVNVARMGKTGETYAFNAEGMMLTESRFVDQLKSIGLVPNKEEAGSSLVVSLRDPGGDLTEGYKPTQPLISRNFTEPVALSIASKSDSSIAITDVLIDPYRDYRGVKVIGAYHWFPEFGFGLVTEVDYEEAFEPLIYLDATFGILILILAVVLTYSLYSSLRYVRLNRKVGEAAQLGQYTMVRKIGEGGIGEVYLAHHAMLKRPTAIKILKPNIISAEVVERFEREVQLASRLTHPNTIEIYDFGRTPDGIFYYAMELLNGFTLAQIVQMQGELPFERALHILRQASASIREAHSIGLIHRDIKPQNIMLVQRGGEDDVVKVLDFGLVKDLSDEEAAQTRTTQVTGTPLYMAPERIKTPKNSDLRSDIYALGAVAYYMLAGQSLFRFSTEIDIMFQVINTEPDPLHEINTQVPQEVSDLIHRCLEKDPEKRPQTARELHASLKELSGKYPWDSEKARKWWSRFE
- a CDS encoding sigma-70 family RNA polymerase sigma factor, whose protein sequence is MKSFRSDITQALHQLKNGDDKAADLLFPLLYEELRGMAGNYMRYENRGHTLQPTSLVHEAYVKLIGQDDVDWQGRTHFLAVSAQAMRRILVDHARTKKRKKRGGDVHKVNVDDVDYKLLDPEVDEHVLAIDEALTLLEARDPFQAKIVEMRFFTGMTVQEVADAMGVSKRKIEAEWTMIKAWLRSNIHLEGK
- a CDS encoding pyridoxal-phosphate dependent enzyme, with translation MHPDLNYHRSVLEKISPHIHRTPVLTSSTLNAEFNAEFFFKAEHLQRMGAFKMRGATHAILQLPADAVEKGVCTHSSGNHGQAVALAARTLGIPCSVIVPKNAPKSKVEAMEGYGAKLIYCEATQADREATAADFQDRTGAYFIHPSNDEDVIWGQGTAALELMEDVHDLDILLVAVGGGGLLAGTCLAAVAMNPSIDIYAGEPELADDAKRSLQAGEIIPARASTTVADGLRTGLGSVNFPVIKKHVRDILTVSDPQIIEATRWTWERMKQVIEPSAGVPLAVVRAYPELFQHKRVGIILCGGNTDLSHLPF
- a CDS encoding T9SS type A sorting domain-containing protein translates to MKTLKALLVFGMATFMYQPTVQAQEARPIGVAEQRSEPDDPNNNDPDRQKPVGITENSVQDLMIYPNPSIGSNFTIDVPLADDENIALFIYDMNGRVVERKSGTYAELRHFRMRNLDEATYIIKVFSKNALFQSRVMVVH